The bacterium genome contains the following window.
CTATGGTTAAATCTTCAATAATGCTTCCATCTTTGAATTTAACCACTGAGTTTATAAAGTTTATAAGTATATCTTTTGATTGTTTGCTTCCAAATACCTTTTTAAAGGCAAAGTCTGTTTTTACATCTAAAAACTGCATATTTTTATTCCTCCTTGAATTCGTGTTTCGTAATTTGTAACCGTTACAGTTACAAAAAAAG
Protein-coding sequences here:
- a CDS encoding PD-(D/E)XK nuclease family transposase; the encoded protein is MQFLDVKTDFAFKKVFGSKQSKDILINFINSVVKFKDGSIIEDLTI